From one Cyanobacterium stanieri PCC 7202 genomic stretch:
- a CDS encoding 2-succinyl-6-hydroxy-2,4-cyclohexadiene-1-carboxylate synthase (PFAM: Thiamine pyrophosphate enzyme, N-terminal TPP binding domain; Thiamine pyrophosphate enzyme, C-terminal TPP binding domain~TIGRFAM: 2-succinyl-5-enolpyruvyl-6-hydroxy-3-cyclohexene-1-carboxylic-acid synthase~COGs: COG1165 2-succinyl-6-hydroxy-2 4-cyclohexadiene-1-carboxylate synthase~InterPro IPR004433:IPR012001~KEGG: cyc:PCC7424_2817 2-succinyl-5-enolpyruvyl-6-hydroxy-3-cyclohexene-1- carboxylate synthase~PFAM: thiamine pyrophosphate TPP-binding domain-containing protein~PRIAM:2-succinyl-5-enolpyruvyl-6-hydroxy-3-cyclohex ene-1-carboxylic-acidsynthase~SPTR:2-succinyl-5-enolpyruvyl-6-hydroxy-3-cyclohexe ne-1-carboxylatesynthase;~TIGRFAM: 2-succinyl-6-hydroxy-2,4-cyclohexadiene-1-carboxylic acid synthase/2-oxoglutarate decarboxylase): MSLDFRNVNTVWSSLIVETFARLGLENAVICPGSRSTPLTIAFAQHPSIKTIPILDERSASFFALGMAKSSHKPVVLVCTSGTAGANFYPAVIEARYSHIPLIILTGDRPPELRECHAGQTINQVNLYGNYPKWQTELSLPSFKLKRLFYLRQNIIHGWEKASHYAGGVVHFNIPFREPLAPIKKNSYSEEEKASISSKLFPGKMKLSTFKINYFGNYENVFSQWQKYQKGIIIAGVDSPDDSLLYSRAIAFLSEKLNFPVLSEALSPVRNYQHYNPNLISTYDIILRNPAYQEELRPEIVILIGEYPTSKELRKWLTENKISTYIITPTCDNLDALHSNSQHIRISAIEFVKNIEPTFISQQNNNSQKYLQQWLKIEQKIKNNLDHVINNHDELFEGKISWLLSHHLPAQVPIFIANSMSVRYAEYFWQTNQGEREVYFSRGANGIDGTLSTALGISQQKQQAVLLTGDLALLHDTNGFLINQHLSGSLTIVLVNNNGGGIFEMLPIAEFDHIFEEYFATPQQIDFENLSKTYGIEYKQIETWQQLTENIQHLPNQGIRLLEVKTNRKYDSWWLKNNLSMLSQN, encoded by the coding sequence ATGAGTTTAGATTTTCGTAATGTAAATACTGTTTGGAGTTCTTTAATTGTTGAGACATTTGCCAGATTAGGATTAGAGAATGCAGTTATATGTCCAGGATCTCGTTCTACTCCTTTAACAATTGCCTTTGCTCAACATCCTAGCATAAAAACTATTCCCATTTTAGATGAGCGCTCGGCAAGTTTTTTTGCCTTGGGTATGGCTAAAAGTAGTCATAAGCCAGTGGTTTTGGTATGTACATCAGGCACTGCGGGGGCAAATTTTTATCCTGCGGTAATTGAGGCTAGGTATAGTCATATTCCTTTAATTATTTTAACAGGCGATCGCCCCCCAGAACTAAGAGAATGTCATGCAGGACAAACCATTAATCAAGTTAATTTATATGGTAACTATCCGAAATGGCAAACAGAATTATCATTGCCTTCCTTCAAACTAAAAAGATTATTTTATCTCAGACAAAATATAATTCATGGATGGGAAAAAGCCTCCCATTATGCAGGGGGAGTTGTTCATTTTAATATTCCTTTTCGAGAGCCTTTAGCACCTATCAAAAAAAATAGTTATAGCGAGGAAGAAAAAGCTAGTATTAGCAGTAAACTTTTCCCAGGAAAAATGAAACTATCTACTTTTAAAATTAACTATTTTGGCAACTATGAAAATGTATTTTCCCAATGGCAAAAATATCAAAAAGGCATTATTATCGCTGGGGTAGATTCCCCCGATGACTCTTTATTATATAGCCGTGCGATCGCCTTTTTGTCGGAAAAACTGAACTTTCCTGTCCTCAGTGAAGCCCTATCTCCAGTGAGAAACTATCAACACTATAACCCTAACCTAATTTCTACCTATGATATTATTTTACGAAATCCAGCATATCAAGAAGAACTCAGACCAGAAATAGTTATTTTAATAGGAGAATATCCTACCAGTAAAGAATTAAGAAAATGGCTCACAGAAAATAAAATTTCAACCTATATAATAACTCCCACTTGTGACAATTTAGATGCACTCCATAGCAATAGTCAACACATTAGAATTAGTGCCATAGAATTTGTCAAAAATATAGAACCAACTTTTATCAGTCAACAAAACAATAATTCCCAAAAATATCTTCAACAATGGCTTAAAATTGAGCAAAAAATAAAAAATAATTTAGATCATGTCATTAACAATCATGACGAATTATTTGAAGGAAAAATATCTTGGTTACTCTCCCACCATCTTCCTGCCCAAGTACCTATTTTTATTGCTAACAGTATGTCTGTTAGATATGCCGAATACTTTTGGCAAACCAATCAAGGGGAAAGAGAGGTTTACTTCAGTCGTGGCGCCAACGGCATTGATGGCACGTTATCCACTGCCCTAGGTATTAGTCAACAAAAACAACAAGCCGTATTACTGACGGGTGATTTGGCACTATTACACGACACCAACGGCTTTTTAATTAATCAACACCTATCGGGAAGTTTAACCATTGTATTGGTAAATAACAATGGGGGAGGAATTTTTGAAATGTTACCCATTGCTGAATTTGATCATATTTTTGAGGAATACTTTGCGACTCCCCAACAGATAGATTTTGAAAATTTAAGTAAAACCTATGGTATAGAATATAAGCAGATAGAAACTTGGCAACAGCTAACAGAAAATATACAACATCTTCCCAATCAAGGTATAAGACTTTTGGAAGTCAAAACCAATCGTAAATATGATTCATGGTGGTTAAAAAATAACTTGTCAATGCTTAGTCAGAATTAG